One genomic region from Terriglobus aquaticus encodes:
- a CDS encoding CRTAC1 family protein yields MRADRRRFLKSLSRTALVLSLEDVLSLAMPAQMGPQQQAPSGNSRQAYDVKPRAAKLNPSPVLGAPLGYTFLDVAKQSGLNAKTIYGGEHKNRYLLETTGCGVAFYDFDHDDWVDIFLVNGSRIEGFPKGQEPMSRLFKNNRDGTFTDVTAKSGMTRTGWGQGCCVGDYDNDGLDDLFVTYYGQNVLYKSHGDGTFTDVTAKAGLSQKTTRWNTGCAFLDYDRDGHLDLFVANYIDFDIKTAPLPEAAGCAYKGIQVACGPPGLNGGKNILYRNNGDGTFSDVSERAGMLNTIGTYALSVSVADLDNDGWPDIYVANDSTAATFYHNQKDGTFKDEAIESGIAYSPDGRPQAGMGVSVGDFNRDGLLDIVKTNFAGDTDSLYQNLGDGNFEDHTYLSGLGVNTRFLGWGVGFFDPDNDGWPDLFMSNGHVYPEVDGTHIDSPYAEHKYVYRNLRDGQFEEVTDRAGSGITASVPARGCAFGDFDNDGDIDVVVNCVNAPPQLLRCDRTADAKNVNFLKLRLVGTKSNRSGIGARLTVTAQTGTQYDPASKAPLKQIDEVRSGGSYFSQNDPRVHFGLGSAATADVEIHWPSGARDSLKALAANKLYVVQEGGKILRSVDMNGPRR; encoded by the coding sequence ATGCGGGCTGACCGCAGAAGATTTCTGAAGTCGTTGTCCCGCACCGCGCTGGTGCTTTCCCTGGAAGATGTGCTGTCGCTGGCGATGCCCGCGCAGATGGGGCCGCAGCAACAGGCGCCGTCGGGCAACTCGCGCCAGGCCTACGACGTGAAGCCACGCGCCGCCAAGCTGAACCCGTCGCCCGTTCTGGGCGCCCCCCTGGGCTACACCTTTCTGGACGTGGCGAAGCAAAGCGGCTTGAACGCGAAGACCATCTATGGTGGCGAACACAAGAATCGCTACCTGCTGGAGACCACGGGATGCGGCGTGGCTTTCTACGACTTCGATCACGATGACTGGGTCGACATCTTCCTGGTGAACGGCAGCCGCATTGAGGGCTTTCCAAAGGGACAGGAACCGATGTCGCGGCTGTTCAAGAACAATCGCGACGGTACCTTTACCGACGTCACCGCGAAGAGCGGCATGACTCGCACGGGTTGGGGCCAGGGCTGCTGCGTTGGCGATTACGACAACGACGGCCTGGACGATCTGTTCGTCACGTATTACGGCCAGAACGTGCTCTACAAGAGTCACGGGGACGGCACCTTTACCGACGTGACGGCGAAAGCGGGCCTTTCACAGAAGACAACGCGCTGGAACACCGGATGCGCGTTTCTCGACTACGACCGCGACGGTCATCTCGATCTGTTTGTCGCGAACTACATCGACTTCGACATCAAGACCGCGCCACTGCCGGAAGCGGCCGGTTGCGCGTATAAGGGCATCCAGGTGGCCTGCGGCCCGCCCGGGCTCAACGGCGGCAAGAACATCCTGTACCGCAACAACGGCGACGGCACCTTCTCTGACGTGAGTGAGAGAGCGGGCATGCTGAACACGATCGGCACATACGCTCTGAGCGTGAGCGTGGCCGATCTGGACAACGACGGCTGGCCGGACATTTACGTTGCGAACGATTCCACCGCGGCGACCTTCTACCACAACCAGAAGGACGGCACCTTCAAGGACGAAGCGATTGAGAGCGGCATTGCGTACTCGCCCGACGGCCGGCCCCAGGCGGGTATGGGCGTGAGCGTGGGCGACTTCAATCGTGACGGCCTGCTCGACATCGTGAAGACGAACTTCGCCGGCGATACCGACTCGCTCTACCAGAATCTGGGTGATGGCAACTTCGAAGACCACACCTACCTGAGCGGGCTGGGCGTGAACACCCGCTTTCTCGGTTGGGGCGTGGGCTTCTTCGATCCGGATAACGATGGGTGGCCTGACCTGTTCATGAGCAACGGCCACGTGTACCCGGAGGTGGACGGCACGCACATCGACTCGCCGTATGCCGAGCACAAGTACGTGTACCGCAACCTTCGCGACGGCCAATTTGAGGAGGTGACCGACCGTGCGGGCTCCGGCATTACCGCCAGCGTGCCGGCACGCGGTTGCGCCTTTGGAGACTTTGATAATGACGGCGACATCGACGTGGTGGTGAACTGCGTGAACGCGCCGCCGCAACTGCTGCGATGTGACCGCACCGCCGACGCAAAGAACGTGAACTTCCTAAAGCTGCGGCTGGTCGGAACGAAGAGCAATCGCAGCGGCATTGGCGCACGCCTGACCGTGACCGCACAGACCGGGACGCAATACGATCCCGCGTCGAAAGCTCCGCTGAAACAGATCGACGAGGTGCGCAGCGGCGGCAGCTACTTCTCCCAAAACGATCCCCGCGTCCACTTCGGCCTGGGTTCGGCTGCAACGGCCGATGTTGAGATTCATTGGCCCAGCGGGGCGCGCGACTCGTTGAAGGCCCTGGCTGCGAACAAGCTTTACGTGGTGCAGGAGGGCGGCAAAATCCTGCGATCCGTCGATATGAACGGTCCGAGGCGTTAG
- a CDS encoding tetratricopeptide repeat protein yields MTLRRLSLLVLTASCAAGSAQTGVDAAGKAFREGVAATQAHQLTLAEQKFRAVVRLAPGIAAGHSALGAVLVQEGRSGDALPELRRALQMDPNDGAAQLNLGTASAAVLGTSAGTSAQVEEGITALQAWRTQHGTALPPDSSIALAQLYMAKQQPADAAQTLEAALAAAPSDPTLQDAEGILLAQQKHFAEAEPHFRAALAAAPAGSDTLAAILLHLGADLVDEGRATDALSLLQQAASLRPNNTAIQIQLGSAQFQAGDEAGALATLRHALEQDPRNSQAAYQLALTLESLGRNQEAVPLFAQALTARPDDPDILTNYGLALVQTGKAREALPLYTRAVKLAPNDATLHQDLGVAYLQQSDLDNAIAEFARSSALDPNSAQIAYDLGLAYKLKDHFAESIAAFEKARSLDPQLADAPYSLGVLYMQQGDFSKAASALQQAVALRPDNGEMWGMLGSVLKQDGKPKEAAEALRRAVALDPGQPGNHVNLASVLIELGDREGAAAERKQAAELSRAATAKQKERFALDSGNVLLQRGQFAEASTQFRNAIAADPTDAAPHLALADALDHLGAKAEADVERARGKALQSKQ; encoded by the coding sequence GTGACGCTCCGCCGCCTTTCTCTACTGGTCCTGACCGCCTCCTGTGCCGCGGGATCGGCGCAGACTGGCGTGGACGCGGCCGGTAAGGCGTTCCGCGAAGGCGTTGCGGCTACCCAGGCTCATCAATTGACCTTGGCGGAGCAAAAATTCCGTGCCGTGGTTCGGCTTGCTCCGGGTATTGCGGCCGGCCACAGCGCGCTGGGCGCCGTCCTGGTGCAGGAAGGCCGCAGCGGCGATGCCCTGCCGGAACTGCGGCGAGCCCTGCAGATGGATCCGAACGATGGCGCAGCGCAGTTGAACCTAGGCACGGCGTCGGCGGCCGTGCTGGGCACCTCCGCGGGAACCTCGGCGCAGGTTGAGGAAGGGATCACCGCGCTGCAGGCGTGGCGAACGCAACACGGAACGGCGTTGCCGCCGGATTCCTCGATCGCGCTCGCGCAGCTCTACATGGCGAAGCAGCAGCCCGCGGACGCGGCGCAGACGCTGGAGGCCGCACTGGCCGCGGCGCCGAGCGACCCCACGCTGCAGGATGCTGAGGGCATTCTGCTGGCGCAACAGAAGCATTTTGCCGAGGCCGAGCCGCACTTTCGGGCAGCGCTTGCCGCAGCACCGGCCGGTTCCGACACTCTGGCAGCCATTCTGCTGCACCTTGGTGCAGACCTGGTAGATGAGGGCCGCGCGACGGACGCGCTCTCCCTGTTGCAGCAGGCAGCATCGCTGCGGCCGAACAACACGGCGATCCAGATTCAGTTGGGTTCCGCCCAGTTCCAGGCTGGCGACGAAGCAGGTGCGCTCGCGACGCTGCGCCACGCGCTCGAGCAGGATCCGCGGAACAGCCAGGCGGCCTATCAGCTGGCGTTGACGCTGGAAAGCCTGGGCCGCAATCAGGAGGCCGTGCCCCTCTTCGCGCAGGCTCTCACGGCACGGCCTGACGACCCCGACATTTTGACCAACTATGGCCTGGCGCTGGTGCAAACCGGCAAAGCGCGCGAGGCGCTGCCGCTGTACACGCGCGCGGTCAAGCTGGCACCCAACGATGCCACGCTGCACCAGGACCTGGGTGTCGCGTACCTGCAGCAGAGCGACCTGGACAACGCGATTGCCGAGTTCGCCCGGAGCAGCGCACTGGACCCGAATAGCGCGCAAATCGCCTACGACCTGGGCCTTGCCTACAAGTTGAAGGATCACTTTGCAGAGTCGATCGCGGCGTTTGAGAAGGCGCGTTCGCTGGATCCGCAGCTTGCGGACGCACCCTATTCGCTGGGTGTGCTGTACATGCAGCAGGGTGACTTCAGCAAGGCTGCCAGTGCGCTGCAGCAGGCGGTGGCGCTGCGGCCCGACAACGGAGAGATGTGGGGCATGCTGGGCTCGGTGCTGAAGCAGGACGGCAAGCCGAAGGAGGCTGCCGAGGCCCTGCGCCGCGCCGTTGCGCTGGACCCGGGCCAGCCAGGCAATCATGTGAATCTGGCCAGCGTGCTGATCGAGTTAGGCGATCGCGAGGGCGCGGCGGCCGAGCGGAAGCAGGCGGCCGAGTTGAGCCGAGCCGCCACCGCAAAGCAGAAGGAGCGCTTCGCCCTGGATAGCGGCAACGTTCTGTTGCAACGCGGCCAGTTTGCCGAGGCCAGTACTCAGTTTCGCAACGCGATTGCCGCCGACCCAACCGATGCCGCCCCACACCTTGCTCTGGCCGATGCGCTGGACCACCTAGGTGCGAAGGCCGAGGCGGACGTGGAGCGGGCGCGGGGCAAGGCTCTGCAAAGCAAGCAGTAG
- a CDS encoding efflux RND transporter periplasmic adaptor subunit yields MCSRVHRVLVALAAAGVVLLSAGCHREAPPAAAAAMQAMPVQVSPVQPTNVPESDTYVATVKSRRSSTMQPQVDGNVTKILVKSGDHVRPGQVLMQIDPLKQVAAVQAQQAAEIQTRAQFQYNQSDLQRQKQLFEAGVISRQAYDQAVQNMGTSQGAFTASQAQTSTQRTLLSYYQIRAPFAGVVGDIPVHIGDYVSPTTLLTTVDQVTDLEAYIYLPTDRAADAKTGLPVELLNEDGKKLASSSIYFVSPEVDNGLQGILAKAPVPANSNLRNGQILNARVTWQTRNAPVVPVLAVTRIGGLPFVFVAQPSGNGFIAHQKNVQLGEPVGNNYPVLGGLSQGDKVIVSGLQMLQEGMPVKPLG; encoded by the coding sequence GTGTGTTCTCGTGTTCACCGCGTTCTTGTGGCGCTTGCAGCCGCGGGCGTCGTGCTGCTGTCTGCGGGTTGCCACCGCGAAGCGCCTCCGGCGGCAGCGGCGGCCATGCAGGCCATGCCGGTGCAGGTATCGCCGGTGCAGCCGACGAACGTGCCGGAATCCGATACGTACGTGGCGACGGTCAAGAGCCGCCGGTCCTCCACCATGCAGCCCCAGGTAGACGGCAACGTCACCAAGATCCTGGTCAAGAGCGGCGACCACGTCCGGCCCGGCCAGGTGCTCATGCAGATCGACCCGCTGAAGCAGGTTGCGGCCGTGCAGGCCCAGCAGGCAGCCGAGATCCAGACGCGCGCCCAGTTCCAGTACAACCAGAGCGACCTGCAGCGCCAGAAGCAGCTGTTTGAAGCGGGCGTGATCAGCCGCCAGGCCTACGACCAGGCTGTCCAGAACATGGGCACGTCGCAGGGCGCGTTCACCGCTTCGCAGGCGCAGACCTCGACCCAGCGCACCCTGCTCAGCTACTACCAGATTCGTGCACCATTTGCCGGTGTCGTGGGCGACATCCCCGTTCACATCGGCGATTACGTCTCGCCGACCACGCTGCTGACCACCGTGGACCAGGTGACCGACCTGGAGGCTTACATCTACCTGCCCACCGACCGCGCTGCGGATGCGAAGACCGGGTTGCCGGTCGAGCTGCTGAACGAAGATGGCAAGAAGCTGGCCTCCTCCAGCATCTACTTCGTCTCGCCCGAGGTCGATAACGGCCTTCAAGGCATCCTGGCCAAGGCGCCGGTGCCTGCGAACAGCAACCTGCGCAACGGCCAGATCCTGAATGCTCGGGTCACCTGGCAAACCCGCAACGCCCCCGTCGTGCCGGTGCTTGCGGTCACGCGCATCGGCGGCCTGCCGTTCGTCTTCGTCGCGCAGCCGTCAGGCAACGGGTTCATCGCGCACCAGAAGAACGTGCAGCTCGGCGAGCCGGTCGGCAACAACTACCCCGTTCTGGGTGGCCTCTCGCAGGGAGACAAGGTCATCGTCTCCGGTCTGCAGATGCTGCAGGAAGGCATGCCGGTGAAGCCGCTCGGATAG
- a CDS encoding efflux RND transporter permease subunit, whose amino-acid sequence MVEFFIRRPIFATVCALLIILAGAVSVPSIPISLYPQLAPPQVVVACNYVGANSSTVESAVTIPLETAINGVEGMRYMSSTSSNDGTSTITITFQTGYDLSIAAVDVQNRVATAQGRLPATVNNTGISITKANSNFVLAAGFFSPDKSLSQAFISNYLDVYVSDALKRVPGVGAVVIFGERKYAMRIWLDPSQLAARGLTALDVQNALQEQNVEVAAGQLGQPPSVKGQQYAMAVRVVGRLTDPREFDNIILKNATGTGGTVNSNGTANSGLVLLRDVGHAEVGAENYNTDLQFNFGNQGGEAIGLGIQQLSNANALDVERQCLAVLAELQKQFPPGMKGVVAVDTTTVVSDSIKEVRSTIIEAIIIVILVIFLFLQDWRSTVIPSITIPVSLIGTFAFIKVFGFSINSLTLFGITLATGLVVDDAIVVIENVQRHLEEGVADSRKATSIAMSEVTSAVIATSLVLISVFVPVSFFPGTTGILYKQFSLTIAFSIAISAFNALTLTPALSAILLHRDKQLLPNILKPISFVLQKPVGWFETGLQRVIKAYARIVTFVVAHRYVLLLLFVVLLGATVFIYNAVPTAFVPQEDQGYFLVIVQTPPGASLDYTRDVAAKGAALIRQDDDVFGTFSVMGFSLAGGSSPNSGIIFAPLKPVDERTKKGAGHDAASIVGRIRPQLFGVPGGVLFATEPPAIQGIGTVGGFQFILQDQGRNTFADIDRVAHLAVARSTAPTSGLVGLNTQFTANDPQLFVTIDREKAKAMSVPLSQITTAMGVYMGSAYINDFDFNNRSYRVYIQADQQFRRNASDLRQFYVKSDAGQMIPLDNLVALKETSGPQVINHYNIFRSAEIDGSPAPGQSSGQGLDNMVKLFNQVKMPGMMYSWTGLALEETESAGKTAIIFGLGILVVYLTLAAQYESFALPFIILLAVPTAILGALGLVSLRGLTDDVYVQIGMVMLIGLSAKNSILIVEFAEEIRHKGASVIDAAIQASELRLRPILMTSFAFILGVLPLYFATGAGSNGRHSVGTAVVGGMLASTLLNLFFIPVLYVILSSLLERFRRKPGKPHSGEPAVGETVPLLDPSHELPPPHEA is encoded by the coding sequence ATGGTTGAGTTTTTCATCCGACGTCCCATCTTCGCCACGGTCTGCGCTCTGCTGATCATCCTGGCTGGCGCGGTGTCGGTGCCGTCCATTCCGATTTCGCTGTATCCGCAGCTCGCACCGCCGCAGGTGGTCGTCGCCTGTAACTACGTTGGCGCCAACTCTTCTACCGTCGAATCGGCCGTCACCATTCCGTTGGAAACCGCGATCAACGGCGTCGAAGGCATGCGGTACATGAGTTCCACTAGCTCCAACGACGGCACCAGCACCATCACCATCACCTTCCAGACCGGCTACGACCTGTCCATCGCCGCCGTCGACGTGCAGAACCGCGTCGCCACGGCACAGGGCCGCCTGCCTGCCACGGTCAACAACACCGGCATCAGCATCACCAAGGCCAACAGCAACTTCGTTCTTGCCGCCGGCTTCTTCTCGCCGGATAAGAGCCTGTCGCAGGCCTTCATCAGTAACTACCTGGACGTCTACGTCTCGGACGCACTGAAGCGCGTTCCCGGCGTGGGCGCGGTCGTCATCTTCGGCGAGCGCAAGTACGCAATGCGCATCTGGCTTGACCCGTCGCAGTTGGCTGCCCGTGGTCTGACCGCGCTGGACGTGCAGAACGCACTGCAGGAACAGAACGTGGAAGTTGCGGCCGGTCAGCTTGGCCAGCCTCCCAGCGTCAAGGGCCAGCAATACGCGATGGCTGTCCGCGTTGTGGGCCGTCTTACGGACCCGCGTGAGTTCGACAACATCATCCTGAAGAACGCGACGGGAACCGGCGGCACGGTGAACAGCAATGGCACGGCAAACAGCGGCCTGGTGCTGCTGCGTGACGTGGGCCACGCTGAAGTCGGCGCCGAAAATTACAACACCGATCTTCAATTCAACTTCGGCAACCAGGGTGGCGAGGCCATCGGTCTCGGCATTCAGCAGCTCTCCAATGCCAACGCACTCGATGTGGAACGGCAGTGCCTGGCTGTGCTCGCCGAGCTGCAAAAGCAGTTCCCGCCGGGCATGAAGGGCGTCGTCGCCGTCGACACCACGACCGTCGTTTCCGACTCGATCAAGGAAGTGCGCTCGACCATCATCGAGGCGATCATCATCGTCATCCTGGTGATCTTCCTCTTCCTGCAGGACTGGCGATCCACGGTCATCCCGTCGATCACTATCCCGGTTTCGCTCATCGGAACGTTCGCCTTCATCAAGGTCTTCGGCTTCTCCATCAATTCGCTTACGCTCTTCGGCATCACGCTGGCCACCGGGTTGGTGGTCGACGACGCCATCGTCGTGATTGAAAACGTGCAGCGCCACCTGGAAGAGGGCGTCGCCGACTCTCGCAAGGCGACCAGCATTGCCATGTCCGAGGTGACCTCTGCCGTGATCGCGACCTCGCTGGTGCTCATCAGCGTGTTTGTGCCGGTCAGCTTCTTTCCGGGCACCACGGGCATTTTGTACAAGCAGTTCTCTCTGACGATCGCCTTCTCCATCGCGATCTCCGCGTTCAACGCGCTTACACTCACGCCAGCGTTGTCGGCCATCCTGCTGCACCGGGACAAGCAGCTTCTGCCGAACATCCTCAAGCCGATCAGCTTCGTCCTGCAGAAGCCGGTGGGCTGGTTTGAAACCGGTCTGCAGCGCGTGATTAAGGCATATGCGCGCATCGTGACCTTTGTGGTCGCTCACCGCTACGTTCTGCTGCTGCTCTTCGTCGTGCTTCTGGGCGCAACGGTCTTCATCTACAACGCCGTGCCAACGGCCTTCGTTCCGCAGGAAGACCAGGGTTACTTCCTTGTGATCGTGCAGACGCCCCCGGGCGCATCGCTGGACTACACGCGTGACGTCGCGGCAAAGGGCGCGGCCCTCATTCGGCAAGACGACGACGTGTTCGGCACCTTCTCCGTCATGGGCTTCTCGCTGGCCGGTGGATCGTCTCCGAACTCGGGCATCATCTTCGCTCCGCTAAAGCCGGTGGATGAGCGTACGAAGAAGGGTGCCGGCCACGATGCCGCCTCCATCGTCGGCCGCATCCGTCCCCAGCTCTTCGGTGTTCCCGGCGGTGTCCTGTTCGCCACGGAGCCGCCCGCCATCCAGGGCATCGGCACCGTCGGCGGCTTCCAGTTCATCCTGCAGGACCAGGGCCGCAACACCTTCGCCGACATCGATCGTGTCGCTCACCTCGCCGTGGCCCGCTCGACTGCGCCCACCTCCGGCCTGGTCGGTCTGAATACGCAGTTCACCGCAAACGACCCACAGCTCTTCGTCACCATCGATCGTGAAAAGGCGAAGGCCATGAGTGTTCCGCTGTCGCAGATCACCACTGCGATGGGCGTCTACATGGGGTCCGCGTACATCAACGACTTCGACTTCAACAACCGGTCATACCGCGTCTACATCCAGGCCGATCAACAGTTCCGCCGCAACGCATCCGACCTGCGCCAGTTCTACGTAAAGAGCGACGCCGGCCAGATGATTCCGTTGGACAACCTGGTGGCGTTGAAGGAAACCAGCGGTCCGCAGGTCATCAACCACTACAACATCTTCCGCTCGGCGGAAATCGACGGTTCACCGGCTCCGGGCCAGTCCTCCGGTCAGGGTCTGGACAACATGGTCAAGCTGTTCAACCAGGTCAAGATGCCGGGCATGATGTACTCGTGGACCGGCCTGGCGCTGGAAGAAACGGAATCGGCCGGCAAGACGGCGATTATCTTCGGCCTGGGCATCCTAGTGGTCTACCTCACGCTGGCTGCGCAGTACGAGAGCTTCGCCCTGCCGTTCATCATTCTGCTCGCCGTGCCGACCGCCATCCTGGGTGCACTCGGCCTGGTGTCTCTGCGCGGCCTTACGGACGACGTGTACGTGCAGATCGGCATGGTCATGCTAATCGGCCTGTCGGCAAAGAACTCGATTCTGATCGTCGAGTTCGCTGAGGAGATCCGCCACAAGGGTGCCAGCGTCATCGACGCCGCGATCCAGGCCTCGGAACTCCGGCTGCGCCCGATCTTGATGACGAGCTTCGCTTTCATCCTCGGCGTGCTGCCGCTCTACTTCGCCACCGGTGCGGGTTCGAACGGCCGGCACTCGGTGGGAACGGCGGTCGTCGGCGGCATGCTTGCCTCCACGCTGCTCAACCTGTTCTTCATCCCGGTGCTGTACGTCATCCTCAGCAGCCTGCTGGAGCGGTTCCGTCGCAAGCCGGGCAAACCGCACTCGGGCGAGCCAGCCGTGGGCGAGACCGTTCCGCTGCTTGATCCCAGCCACGAACTGCCTCCGCCGCACGAGGCGTAA
- a CDS encoding tetratricopeptide repeat protein, giving the protein MRRLSPHLSVAILAILVALAAVFVLARPQRASAGSDAEAAAEARHVYNEKIAAKYNFHYGKQSPFLPSNMTTDTGEFIDPKNFPTANYCGHCHQEAHQQWRESAHSNSNRPPWYLKNVALLNDDKDKGIAFSRHCEGCHDPIAVAAGALTEGSAKKRPYDQDGITCSVCHSIQKVDTRGTGSYVLGVPAVLVDENGKPITRPVQDAEILAHLDRHSAAVMKPFYRTSEYCSSCHKAALPQTLNGYKWQRAISLYDEWQNSSFAKESPLPFYTKDSVSTCQTCHMQREALTGTDPGAKHGQLASHRWLGANTIIPQYYKFDEQSKRIAEFLKNSVFNVDVFGIERGSANPEKPNANLTAPLGNVSFGLRAGEPVVVDVVIQNKGIAHSHVPEQRDMYESWTAFTVKDSTGKVIFESGGLQPNGELEPSAHSFTNRLVNVHGTLNERHEVWNNRIVAYNNSIQSGRSQVVRYGFTIPQNATGDLTITATVKYRRFMQHFIDFALKPHYEQPIVDMVSTTRTLHLGDNHATPDLPGQNKEWMRWNNYGIALLDAQQYAASVDAFARVAKLRPDYADAYTNQAIVEIAWERYDDARPNLAKALSLSPNNARALYYRALVERNGGELDAAVADLQQVAKQFPRSRDAHRELGFSYYQQHKYPDARTEYEAVQSIDPDDLAAHYILSILYRRLGMKPEAAREAAAFADQKDDPTANTYALEYLRTHPEVANESVAWHVDALQPVTAKP; this is encoded by the coding sequence ATGCGCCGCCTTTCTCCACATTTGAGTGTTGCGATCCTAGCGATCCTGGTCGCCCTGGCCGCCGTGTTTGTGCTGGCTCGGCCCCAGCGCGCCAGTGCCGGCAGCGACGCCGAGGCGGCCGCGGAAGCGCGGCACGTGTACAACGAGAAGATTGCGGCCAAGTACAACTTCCACTACGGCAAGCAGAGCCCCTTTCTTCCGTCGAACATGACCACCGACACCGGCGAGTTCATCGATCCCAAGAACTTCCCAACCGCGAACTATTGCGGGCACTGCCACCAGGAAGCGCACCAGCAATGGCGCGAGTCGGCTCACTCCAATTCAAACCGCCCGCCGTGGTACCTGAAGAATGTCGCCCTGCTGAACGACGATAAAGACAAGGGCATCGCGTTCTCACGCCATTGTGAAGGCTGCCACGATCCCATTGCTGTAGCGGCGGGTGCGCTGACCGAAGGCTCCGCCAAGAAGCGGCCCTACGACCAGGACGGCATCACCTGCAGCGTCTGCCACTCGATCCAAAAGGTCGACACGCGCGGCACCGGCTCCTATGTGCTGGGAGTGCCTGCGGTCCTCGTCGACGAAAACGGCAAGCCGATCACGCGTCCCGTGCAGGACGCGGAAATCTTGGCACACCTCGATCGCCACTCCGCCGCCGTCATGAAGCCCTTCTACCGGACCAGCGAATACTGCTCCAGCTGCCACAAGGCCGCACTGCCGCAGACGCTGAACGGCTACAAGTGGCAGCGCGCCATCTCGCTCTACGATGAGTGGCAGAACAGCTCCTTCGCCAAGGAATCGCCGCTGCCGTTCTATACCAAGGACTCGGTCAGCACCTGCCAGACCTGCCACATGCAGCGCGAGGCGCTCACCGGCACCGACCCAGGCGCGAAGCACGGTCAGCTTGCCTCTCACCGCTGGCTCGGCGCAAACACGATCATCCCGCAGTACTACAAGTTCGATGAGCAGTCGAAGCGCATTGCAGAGTTCCTGAAGAACAGCGTCTTCAACGTCGACGTCTTCGGCATCGAGCGCGGCTCCGCCAATCCGGAGAAGCCGAACGCGAACCTGACCGCACCGCTTGGCAATGTCAGCTTCGGCCTTCGCGCGGGCGAGCCCGTCGTCGTCGACGTAGTCATCCAGAACAAGGGCATCGCGCACTCGCACGTGCCCGAGCAGCGCGATATGTACGAGTCGTGGACTGCATTCACGGTCAAAGACTCGACAGGCAAAGTGATCTTCGAGAGCGGCGGTCTGCAGCCCAACGGAGAACTGGAGCCGAGCGCGCACAGCTTCACCAATCGGCTCGTCAACGTGCATGGCACGCTCAACGAGCGCCACGAAGTCTGGAACAACCGCATCGTTGCGTACAACAATTCCATCCAGAGCGGCCGCTCCCAGGTGGTGCGGTACGGCTTCACAATCCCGCAGAACGCAACGGGCGACCTCACCATCACCGCGACCGTGAAGTACCGCCGCTTCATGCAGCACTTCATCGACTTCGCGCTGAAGCCGCACTACGAGCAGCCCATCGTGGACATGGTCAGCACCACTCGCACGCTGCACCTGGGGGACAACCATGCCACGCCCGACCTGCCCGGCCAGAACAAGGAGTGGATGCGCTGGAACAACTACGGCATCGCCTTGCTGGACGCGCAGCAATACGCCGCATCCGTAGACGCCTTCGCACGCGTTGCAAAGCTGCGTCCCGACTACGCGGACGCCTACACCAATCAGGCTATCGTCGAGATCGCCTGGGAACGCTACGACGACGCCCGCCCGAACCTCGCCAAGGCGCTTAGCCTGTCTCCCAACAATGCTCGCGCTCTGTATTACCGCGCGCTGGTCGAGCGCAATGGAGGCGAACTCGACGCAGCGGTCGCCGATCTGCAGCAGGTGGCAAAGCAGTTCCCGCGATCGCGCGACGCGCACCGCGAGCTTGGCTTCAGCTACTACCAGCAGCACAAGTATCCTGACGCGCGCACGGAGTACGAAGCCGTGCAGTCCATCGATCCGGACGACCTGGCCGCGCATTACATCCTGTCGATTCTTTACCGCCGCCTCGGCATGAAGCCCGAAGCCGCTCGCGAAGCTGCCGCTTTCGCCGACCAGAAGGACGATCCCACGGCAAATACCTACGCGCTCGAGTACCTTCGCACGCACCCTGAGGTGGCAAACGAGTCCGTGGCCTGGCACGTGGATGCGCTGCAGCCGGTCACGGCCAAGCCGTAG
- a CDS encoding c-type cytochrome has translation MRLAPVLLCATLCAFVVAPPLHAADKESRAAGEATYHSAGCERCHGADWSGTDRGPDLRGIGKRLKRDEIDRQIRAGGGGMPAFGDVLTDPQIVQLVDFLEAQKKAPKQSKQTAPAPPPDKPKPADPE, from the coding sequence ATGCGGCTTGCACCAGTTCTTCTCTGCGCCACTCTTTGCGCATTCGTAGTTGCCCCACCTCTACACGCCGCGGATAAGGAAAGCCGCGCCGCCGGCGAGGCTACCTACCACTCCGCCGGCTGCGAGCGTTGCCACGGTGCAGACTGGAGCGGCACCGACCGTGGGCCCGACCTGCGCGGCATCGGCAAGCGCCTCAAGCGCGATGAAATCGACCGCCAGATTCGCGCGGGCGGTGGCGGCATGCCCGCCTTTGGTGACGTGCTCACCGACCCGCAAATCGTTCAGCTTGTCGATTTCCTTGAGGCGCAGAAGAAGGCGCCCAAGCAGAGCAAACAGACCGCACCCGCGCCACCGCCGGACAAGCCCAAGCCGGCCGATCCTGAATAG